CTCACAAAAGGAAAGTCAATGATAATAATAGGCGCAGGAGTTAACCACTATTACTATACTGATACTATCTATAGAGCAGCTATAAATCTACTTACAATGTGTGGTTGCATTGGGCAATCTGGAGGTGGTTGGGCCCACTATGTGGGACAAGAGAAAGTCAGGCCGCTTGCAGGCTGGTCAACCTTTGCATTTGCGATTGACTGGTATAGACCCCCAAGACATGTAAACTCGACCTCCTTTTTCTATGTCCACACTGATCAGTATAGATATGAAACCTTGAAGGTTGATGATTTGCTATCTCCTATCGCCAAAAAGGATCTATATAGCTCTCATCCATTAGACTTAAATGTAAAGTCTATAAGACTTGGCTGGCTTCCGGCTGCACCTTATTTGAACGTAAATCCTCTGGATATGTCGGATCTTGCAAAGGCAAAGGAAATGAACATATCGGAATATATAACTGATGAGATTAAAAAGGAAAATATTCTATTTTCCTATCAAGACCCAGAAGATGAGAAAAACTACCCAAGAAATATGTTTGTTTGGAGATCGAACATAATGGGCGCAAGTTCAAAGGGGCACGAGTATTTTATAAAATATCTCTTAGGTGCGAAGTCTGGGCTGATAGAAGAGGAGTTAGACTTAAGCGATCTTAAAGAGGTAAAAGTAAGAGAACCAGTTATTGGCAAGCTGGATCTTTTGGTTACTATGGACTTCAGAATGAGCACTACTTGCCTGTTTTCCGATATTGTGTTGCCCTCAGCTACCTGGTATGAGAAAGAAGATATAAGCACTACTGATATGCACCCGTTTATTCACCCATTTTCGCAGGCTGTCGACCCCTTGTGGGAGTCCAAAACTGACTATGAGATCTTCAAGGCAATCGCAAAGAAGTTTTCTGAACTCGCCAAGGACAATTTGGGGAAAAGAATCGATACAGTTCTTTCGCCACTTTTGCACGATACGCCATCTGAGTTAGGTCAGCCAACTGAGGTAAGAGATTGGAAATTGGGCGAATGTGATATCTTGCCGGGCAAGACATTTCCGGCTATTACCCAGGTAGAGAGAGATTATCCCAATGTTTATAAACAGTATACGTCCATTGGACCTCTTGTCGAAAAGTTAGGAATTGGTGCAAAGGGGGTGTCCTGGTTTTGCAACGAAGAGTTAAATGACTTAAAATCTATTAATTCAGAAAATAACGGTTCAATTGATATCTCATCAGCAAGAAGCGTTTGTGAAGCAATAATGCTCCTTAGCCCTGAGACAAATTCAAGCATTTCGTTTAAGGCGTGGGAAAACATTTCGAAAAAGACCGGGAGAGATCACTCAAAAATTTTGCCACCGAAGAGCTATTCTTTAAGATTTAGAGACCTTCAGATCCAACCAAGGAGAACTATTACCTCCCCTTGCTGGAGCGGGATTGAGTCAAAAGAGATTCCCTATAGTGCAAACTATTTAAACGTTCACGAGTTAATTCCATGGCGTACCCTTTCTGGCAGGATAGAGATCTACCAGGATCACAGTTGGATGAGAGACTTTGGCGAAAATTTTGCAATATATAAAGCTCCGGTAAATATTTTCTCTACCGACAAGTTCAAACTTGATGAGAAAACCATAACGTTAAAGTTTTGCACTGCACATCAAAAATTTGGTATTCATACTACCTTTATCGATCTTCAGATAATGCAAAATCTTTCAAGGGGTGGGCCTCACGTATGGTTGAGCGAGGCTGATGCAAAATCAATTGGAGTAGAAGATAACGATTGGGTAACCTTGTACAACAGAAATGGAACTGTCATAGCTAGAGCTGTCCTCTCACAGCGTATACCAAGTGGAATGGTAATTATGTATCACGCTCAAGACAAGATTATAAACAATCCTATCTCGGAGAGAACATCAGTCAGGGGTGGCGTGCATAACAGCTTGACAAAAATATTGTTAAATCCTTTGCATATGATTGGTGGATATGCTCAGCTCTCCTATTTCTTTAATTACTATGGCACGATTGGCTCTAATAGAGATGACTTCGTGATTGTGAGAAAACTAAATAAGGTTATCTGGACTCAGAAAGAAAGAGGGGGTGATATTCTATGAAGGTAAAGACGCAGTTTGTAATGGTGCTAAACCTTGACAAGTGTATTGGATGCCATGCTTGTTCTGTCACTTGTAAGAACGTCTGGACACAAAGATCTGGTTTAGAATATGCATGGTTTAACAATGTTGAAACAAAGCCAGGCATTGGATTTCCAAAAAATTGGGAAAATCAAGAAAGATACAAAGGAGGCTGGGAGCTTTCGGGGCAAAATCTTAAATTAAAATCTGGATCAAAGCTAAATACATTGTTAAATATATTCTTTAACCCAAACCTTCCTACAATCGAAGATTATTCAGAGCCCTTCACATTTGATTATTCTTATCTTAAGAATTCCGAAGAAGATATCTTCCCAACTCTGAAGCCTATATCAGCTATTACCCATAAAGAGATCGAAATAAAGTGGGGAGTTAATTGGGAAGATGACCTTGGTACTACCTTTGAAAGCAGATCGAAAGACTATAACTTTAAGGATATTGATTCGTCCTTGTATTCATCGTTTGAGAACACATTTATGATTTATTTGCCAAGGCTTTGCGAACACTGTCTTAACCCTGCTTGCGTTGCTTCCTGCCCATCTGGTGCAATATATAAAAGAGATGAAGATGGCATAGTGCTTATTGATCAAAATAAATGCAGGGGATTTAGAATGTGTGTTAGCGCCTGCCCCTATAAAAAGATTTACTATAACTACAAGAGCGGAAAATCTGAGAAGTGTATACTATGTTTTCCACGTTTGGAAGTAGGAAAGCCTACTGTATGTTCTGAGAGTTGTGTGGGGCGAATTAGATACATCGGCGTTTTATTGTACGATAGGGATAGAATAAAAGAAGCTGCAAGCTGCGATGAAAAAGAACTCTATAGAAGCCAGCTCTCGATAATACTCGATCCAAACGATGAAGAAGTAATTTCAAAGGCTATAGAGGATGGTGTGCCAGAAAACTTTTTAGACGCTGCAAAAATTTCTCCCGTTTATAAAATGATTAAGGAATTTCAAATAGCCTTCCCCCTTCACCCAGAGTTTAGGACTCTGCCAATGGTTTATTATATCCCACCCCTTTCACCCATACAGTCAGGACTAATCTCAGAATCGGATGAAGACGTTTTGCCCGATGTCTCGAAGTTAAGAATCCCTGCAAAATTTTTAGCAAATATGTTAACCGCAGGGGATGAAGGCCCAATACTTGAAGCATTGAATAAATTACTGGCAATAAGGATATATAACAGAAATAAGATTCTCTATAAGGATTGCAATGAAGGTTTTCTCGAGAGAT
Above is a genomic segment from Thermodesulfobium narugense DSM 14796 containing:
- a CDS encoding nitrate reductase subunit alpha — translated: MDDWIEEKKDSCLSEGGYRKRFSYDKVVRSTHGVNCTGSCSWQIFVKEGIITYEIQKNDYPSTQDGLPEYEPRGCPCGASYSWYEYSPHRIKYPMIRRPLYELYKEKRKDLDPVNAWGEVVKSSSLYKKKRGCGSFIRISFDEAAEIIAAANIYTIKKYGPDRVVGFSPIPAKSMVSYASGTRYLSLIGGAILSFYDWYCDLPPSSPQMFGDQTDVPESADWYNSTYLVLWGSNVPQTRRPDAHFFTETRYKGTKTVVISPDFNEACKFADVWLNPKPGTDAALGMAMGHVVLKEFFINRRSDYFESYCKQFSDMPCLVILEKNGNFFQPGRFLRLSDLGSEEKFDEWKTVVFDKEIGICAPNGSIGFRYQDNGKWNLEPKDSATGKEINSELSLIDFRDIDAKVLYPYFGETKEVIARKVPAKKITVGSKDLYVSTVFDLLVAHYGVDRGLDDENVAKNYSDLNCYTPAWQEKITGIKKESVIKIAREFAENALLTKGKSMIIIGAGVNHYYYTDTIYRAAINLLTMCGCIGQSGGGWAHYVGQEKVRPLAGWSTFAFAIDWYRPPRHVNSTSFFYVHTDQYRYETLKVDDLLSPIAKKDLYSSHPLDLNVKSIRLGWLPAAPYLNVNPLDMSDLAKAKEMNISEYITDEIKKENILFSYQDPEDEKNYPRNMFVWRSNIMGASSKGHEYFIKYLLGAKSGLIEEELDLSDLKEVKVREPVIGKLDLLVTMDFRMSTTCLFSDIVLPSATWYEKEDISTTDMHPFIHPFSQAVDPLWESKTDYEIFKAIAKKFSELAKDNLGKRIDTVLSPLLHDTPSELGQPTEVRDWKLGECDILPGKTFPAITQVERDYPNVYKQYTSIGPLVEKLGIGAKGVSWFCNEELNDLKSINSENNGSIDISSARSVCEAIMLLSPETNSSISFKAWENISKKTGRDHSKILPPKSYSLRFRDLQIQPRRTITSPCWSGIESKEIPYSANYLNVHELIPWRTLSGRIEIYQDHSWMRDFGENFAIYKAPVNIFSTDKFKLDEKTITLKFCTAHQKFGIHTTFIDLQIMQNLSRGGPHVWLSEADAKSIGVEDNDWVTLYNRNGTVIARAVLSQRIPSGMVIMYHAQDKIINNPISERTSVRGGVHNSLTKILLNPLHMIGGYAQLSYFFNYYGTIGSNRDDFVIVRKLNKVIWTQKERGGDIL
- the narH gene encoding nitrate reductase subunit beta, whose protein sequence is MKVKTQFVMVLNLDKCIGCHACSVTCKNVWTQRSGLEYAWFNNVETKPGIGFPKNWENQERYKGGWELSGQNLKLKSGSKLNTLLNIFFNPNLPTIEDYSEPFTFDYSYLKNSEEDIFPTLKPISAITHKEIEIKWGVNWEDDLGTTFESRSKDYNFKDIDSSLYSSFENTFMIYLPRLCEHCLNPACVASCPSGAIYKRDEDGIVLIDQNKCRGFRMCVSACPYKKIYYNYKSGKSEKCILCFPRLEVGKPTVCSESCVGRIRYIGVLLYDRDRIKEAASCDEKELYRSQLSIILDPNDEEVISKAIEDGVPENFLDAAKISPVYKMIKEFQIAFPLHPEFRTLPMVYYIPPLSPIQSGLISESDEDVLPDVSKLRIPAKFLANMLTAGDEGPILEALNKLLAIRIYNRNKILYKDCNEGFLERSNLTVSQAEYLYKLLAIADYSDRFVIPTLHKENYDDNYVKKGIVGFPKNDFGG